One window from the genome of Babylonia areolata isolate BAREFJ2019XMU chromosome 11, ASM4173473v1, whole genome shotgun sequence encodes:
- the LOC143287580 gene encoding gamma-aminobutyric acid receptor-associated protein yields the protein MKWQYKEEHPFEKRRAEGEKIRKKYPDRVPVIVEKAPKARVGDLDKKKYLVPSDLTVGQFYFLIRKRIHLRPEDALFFFVNNVIPPTSATMGALYQEHHEEDFFLYIAYSDESVYGA from the exons ATGAAGTGGCAGTACAAAGAAGAGCATCCTTTTGAGAAACGACGTGCTGAAGGAGAGAAGATCCGCAAAAAGTATCCTGATCGTGTGCCA GTGATTGTGGAGAAAGCCCCCAAGGCACGTGTGGGAGACCTGGACAAGAAGAAGTATTTGGTTCCTTCAGATCTGACAGTTGGACAGTTCTACTTTCTCATCAGAAAGCGGATCCACCTTCGTCCTGAAGATGCCCTCTTTTTCTTCGTGAACAATGTCATCCCCCCCACATCTGCAACCATGGGGGCTCTATATCAG GAGCATCACGAAGAGGATTTTTTCTTGTATATCGCCTACAGCGATGAGAGTGTGTATGGTGCCTAG